Proteins encoded in a region of the Botrytis cinerea B05.10 chromosome 11, complete sequence genome:
- the Bcnnt1 gene encoding Bcnnt1 — translation MADSDFEDGPDLFAEPDDYYPPSPKPTTETHTLLSGQTLTLHLVGHNPLWGHHLWNAGRIISNYLEKNPSLITSKSVLELGAGAGLPSLTCASLRAQNVVVTDYPDSDLIDNLRKNISVFYEQFPELRVNDKESLVAEGYCWGADPSPLLSLLPSEEKEAGFDVLILADLLFNHSEHAKLLDSIKKTLKKNKDSTALVFFTPYRPWLLEKDLAFFDLVREGGMTVEKVLEEKMEKVMFEKDRGDEELRRTVFGFVVKWAEEDSS, via the coding sequence atggctgattCGGATTTCGAAGATGGTCCCGATCTGTTCGCTGAACCGGACGATTATTATCCTCCATCGCCGAAACCAACCACAGAAACCCATACACTACTTTCCGGTCAGACACTGACTCTGCATCTGGTCGGTCACAATCCACTGTGGGGCCATCATCTTTGGAATGCAGGTCGCATAATATCCAACTACTTGGAAAAGAATCCTTCTTTGATTACTTCGAAATCAGTATTAGAGCTTGGTGCAGGTGCAGGTCTTCCAAGTCTTACGTGTGCTTCCCTTCGTGCCCAAAATGTTGTGGTTACGGATTATCCAGATTCGGACCTCATCGATAATCTCAGAAAGAACATCTCGGTATTCTATGAGCAATTTCCCGAGCTGAGGGTGAATGATAAAGAAAGCCTGGTTGCTGAAGGTTATTGTTGGGGCGCTGATCCATCCCCGTTGCTCTCACTTCTACCTtcagaggagaaggaagctGGCTTCGACGTGTTGATACTTGCGGATCTTCTTTTCAATCATTCCGAGCACGCAAAGCTATTGGATTCTATCAAGAAGACtctaaaaaagaataagGATTCTACGGCCTTGGTATTCTTTACCCCATATCGACCTTGGTTGTTGGAAAAGGATTTGGCATTCTTTGACTTGGTACGAGAGGGGGGTATGACTGTTGAGAAGGTCTtagaggagaagatggagaaagtaATGTTCGAAAAGGACAGGGGAGATGAAGAACTGAGAAGGACAGTTTTTGGCTTCGTTGTGAAATGGGCCGAGGAAGATAGTAGTTAA